One genomic region from Reichenbachiella ulvae encodes:
- a CDS encoding discoidin domain-containing protein has translation MNASSMYIETEKLPGYEAFKANDENPETGWQADGTTDEWLEVEWLKPQTFNTVVIDEVGNYISSYKLQYWQHGKWTDITSGETCGEGRTHTFDQLRTTKCRVWIDHVLRPPKISELKIFDVKS, from the coding sequence ATGAATGCATCATCAATGTACATAGAAACAGAGAAACTGCCAGGGTACGAAGCGTTCAAGGCCAACGACGAAAATCCAGAAACCGGCTGGCAGGCTGATGGTACAACAGATGAATGGCTAGAAGTAGAGTGGCTCAAGCCTCAGACTTTCAATACGGTTGTAATAGACGAAGTTGGCAATTACATCAGTAGTTATAAACTTCAATATTGGCAACATGGAAAGTGGACTGATATCACATCAGGAGAAACTTGTGGGGAAGGTAGAACTCACACTTTTGATCAGTTGAGGACTACCAAGTGTAGGGTGTGGATTGATCATGTGCTTAGGCCACCTAAGATTTCTGAGTTGAAAATCTTTGATGTAAAGTCTTAG
- a CDS encoding lactonase family protein, with amino-acid sequence MKKIVVRQLCLSAIVVFSSLILKAGDLSEYWIYISSYESGGDHGIGVYSWNPEKRSLSPSFLSDAVKNSSYLTVDSINNRLYSVYGNAIHGFLIKRSTGELVLIDSMMTSGRGGAYISQTSDMNHLMVAYYRSSAIGTYKLEPTTGSIASEIVYKTFNGNSVNLKRQEASHPHMIYQRPNSNKVLVPDLGTDQLMFFDLHSNGHLTQSKKSGIKLEPGMGPRHIDFHPQLPYVFLLAELSGDVVAMKLDINNDIGHIIDTQSILPENYDQFNKSADILVSKDGRFLYASNRGHDSIAICEIDPLTGEIALKRIMSSGGNWPRALAIDPTGDFLLVANKRSNNIVVFEINHQTGDLTEVMSLDTLPNPQCIRFIKK; translated from the coding sequence ATGAAAAAGATAGTTGTACGACAGCTTTGTCTTTCAGCCATTGTAGTTTTCTCTTCGCTGATATTGAAAGCAGGAGATTTATCAGAATACTGGATTTATATTTCTTCGTATGAATCTGGTGGAGATCATGGCATAGGGGTCTATTCCTGGAACCCCGAAAAGAGAAGTCTTTCTCCGTCTTTCTTAAGTGATGCAGTTAAAAACTCGTCATATCTCACAGTTGACTCAATTAATAATAGGCTATATAGTGTGTATGGGAATGCTATACATGGTTTTCTAATAAAAAGAAGTACTGGTGAGTTAGTTCTAATTGATAGCATGATGACTTCAGGAAGAGGGGGAGCATATATTAGTCAAACCTCTGACATGAACCATTTGATGGTAGCCTACTATAGGTCTAGTGCAATAGGTACTTATAAACTTGAACCAACTACAGGGTCTATTGCTTCCGAAATAGTTTATAAGACATTCAATGGCAATAGTGTCAATTTAAAAAGACAGGAGGCATCTCATCCTCATATGATATATCAAAGACCAAATTCAAATAAAGTGCTGGTGCCGGATTTGGGAACAGACCAACTGATGTTTTTTGATCTCCATTCCAATGGTCATTTGACTCAGTCTAAGAAATCAGGCATAAAACTTGAACCGGGTATGGGGCCTCGTCACATCGATTTTCACCCACAACTCCCTTATGTTTTTCTGTTGGCCGAATTAAGCGGTGATGTGGTTGCCATGAAACTTGATATAAACAATGATATAGGACATATCATCGATACCCAAAGTATTTTGCCTGAAAATTATGATCAATTCAATAAGTCTGCGGATATATTAGTAAGTAAGGACGGTCGTTTTTTATATGCCTCTAATCGCGGACATGATAGTATTGCCATCTGCGAAATTGATCCGCTAACAGGAGAAATAGCACTCAAAAGGATAATGTCCAGTGGAGGGAATTGGCCTAGAGCATTGGCTATTGATCCAACAGGTGATTTTTTGCTAGTGGCAAACAAAAGGTCTAACAATATTGTAGTGTTTGAAATCAATCACCAAACT
- a CDS encoding glycoside hydrolase family 78 protein, whose product MKIRRNTSNPYITFISVIIIILICVACGTSQIQVNDLKCEYKSEPLGIDNTSPRLSWKLVDPYQQRGQNQTDYHVLVASSMDKLSSEEGDLWDTGKTESQQSVNVIYDGKTLTSNQECFWKVRVWDKDGKPSDWSESSRFSIGLLTSDDWQGEWILKDDQLKTDHNWYRKNFNLKGEVQSAFVYLASFGYHELYVNGQKVGDEVLNPASSFMKKRIRYLTYDIKDFLQRGENVIAVWHAGGWARWSRVTEYMNPPFVFKAQAEIMTGEQKLTIVSDKSWKCKKSHSQYIGNWDILDFGGEIIDDRLREDDWNTVSYDDSKWANATVYDHEVLNSRITGDNVSLTLNSQKSRPMRKDYEPITTTLSGQMVEPQVKYKEISPIRVSMNSDSTYLIDMGENYTGFFEMNLFNGIEGDTVTFEIADRQEVTSSWKQRSQYIYSASGKGQFTNRFNVAGGRWVTVYGLGCKPDLKDIKGYVVTSNRKQISSFESSSELLNRIYQVNLNTYLANTMDGLLVDCPHRERRGWGEVTVAAMYGDALPNYESGAYMEQYLQYMRDAQLRDGRTRAVLNEQDRPFLMWKANSPITIWEAYRTLGDPKILKDNYASMKKWMEWMHNSSQYESQGALKIGERGKREMPGLGDWCTPRGNFWDSSNSPDAAHFNNCVYAFMLECAMNMAEAVGEYEDATAYSDRLEIQKKATHQISYNAATGQYLDGKQVDQAFALLTGVTPESEKEKVLSQLENNVLYDFPYYDTGSSGQALYTRYFIEHDRMDLIYELLRDKSHPSYGYFLEQGKTTWPERWSAIGNSQIHTCYTGIGGYFLKGFGGIRLAEGQHGFQNFTLKPSPVGDLTYANTTYESLYGTIVSNWKIENGEFHYHIEVPVNSTAKVFVPAKDRTLISEGGLSAEQSQGMIYVGTEQSKAVGNYIIYEVGSGQYDFVSTELPENLSS is encoded by the coding sequence ATGAAAATAAGACGCAACACCTCTAATCCTTACATTACATTCATTTCTGTCATTATCATCATCCTGATATGTGTAGCATGTGGCACGAGTCAGATTCAAGTAAACGACCTCAAATGCGAATACAAATCAGAACCACTAGGTATTGATAATACCTCTCCTCGTCTTAGTTGGAAGCTGGTTGATCCTTACCAACAGAGAGGTCAAAATCAAACCGACTACCATGTCTTGGTAGCGAGTAGCATGGATAAACTTAGTAGTGAAGAGGGGGATCTTTGGGATACCGGTAAAACTGAATCACAACAGTCTGTGAATGTGATTTATGATGGTAAAACCCTTACCTCTAATCAGGAATGCTTTTGGAAAGTGCGAGTTTGGGACAAGGATGGGAAACCGTCCGATTGGAGTGAATCTAGTCGTTTTTCTATAGGGTTGTTGACATCAGATGATTGGCAAGGTGAGTGGATTCTCAAAGATGATCAGCTTAAAACAGATCACAATTGGTACCGAAAGAATTTTAACTTAAAAGGGGAGGTACAATCGGCATTCGTCTATCTGGCTTCTTTTGGCTATCATGAATTGTATGTGAATGGTCAGAAAGTAGGCGATGAGGTACTAAATCCTGCGTCTTCGTTTATGAAAAAGCGAATTCGTTATCTGACCTATGACATCAAAGACTTTCTTCAGAGAGGTGAGAATGTCATTGCCGTATGGCATGCTGGGGGATGGGCTAGATGGTCAAGGGTAACGGAATATATGAACCCACCTTTTGTGTTTAAGGCTCAGGCGGAGATTATGACTGGGGAGCAAAAACTTACGATCGTATCTGATAAAAGCTGGAAGTGTAAAAAGAGCCATAGCCAATACATAGGTAATTGGGATATACTTGATTTTGGTGGCGAAATCATAGATGATCGACTCAGAGAAGATGATTGGAATACGGTATCCTACGATGACAGCAAATGGGCCAATGCCACAGTCTACGATCATGAGGTCCTAAATTCCAGAATCACAGGCGACAATGTCTCCCTTACCTTGAACAGTCAGAAAAGTCGACCCATGCGAAAGGATTATGAGCCTATCACTACTACACTCAGTGGGCAGATGGTAGAGCCGCAGGTAAAGTATAAGGAGATATCACCGATAAGAGTGAGCATGAATAGCGACAGCACCTATCTCATCGATATGGGAGAAAACTATACAGGTTTTTTTGAAATGAACCTATTCAATGGAATAGAGGGAGATACGGTCACATTCGAAATTGCCGACAGGCAAGAAGTCACATCTTCATGGAAACAAAGAAGTCAGTACATTTATAGTGCTTCAGGCAAAGGACAATTCACAAACCGGTTTAATGTAGCCGGAGGTCGTTGGGTCACAGTCTATGGGCTAGGGTGCAAGCCCGATTTAAAGGATATTAAGGGATATGTAGTAACCAGCAATCGCAAGCAAATCAGCAGCTTTGAAAGCTCGAGTGAACTACTGAACCGAATCTATCAAGTCAATTTGAATACCTATTTAGCTAATACAATGGATGGATTATTGGTAGACTGTCCGCATCGCGAGCGTAGAGGATGGGGCGAAGTAACTGTGGCTGCCATGTATGGAGATGCACTGCCAAACTATGAATCTGGTGCCTACATGGAGCAATACCTGCAGTACATGAGAGATGCTCAGCTAAGGGATGGGCGTACCCGGGCAGTACTCAACGAGCAGGATCGTCCATTCCTGATGTGGAAAGCGAATAGTCCTATTACGATTTGGGAGGCCTATCGCACTTTAGGTGATCCTAAGATATTGAAAGACAACTACGCCTCCATGAAAAAATGGATGGAGTGGATGCACAACTCCTCACAGTATGAATCTCAAGGTGCATTGAAGATCGGTGAACGTGGCAAGAGAGAAATGCCAGGTCTAGGTGATTGGTGCACGCCAAGAGGTAACTTTTGGGACAGTAGTAACTCACCAGATGCCGCCCATTTCAATAACTGCGTGTACGCTTTTATGTTGGAATGCGCCATGAATATGGCCGAAGCGGTTGGAGAATATGAAGATGCTACTGCGTATAGCGATCGCCTAGAAATTCAAAAAAAGGCCACACATCAGATTTCGTACAATGCTGCGACAGGACAATATCTGGATGGAAAACAAGTAGATCAGGCTTTTGCACTACTGACAGGTGTTACTCCTGAAAGCGAAAAAGAAAAGGTACTTAGCCAATTGGAAAACAATGTGCTTTATGACTTTCCATATTACGATACGGGGAGTTCAGGGCAAGCGCTATATACTCGCTATTTTATTGAGCATGATCGCATGGACTTAATCTATGAACTACTCAGAGACAAATCACACCCGAGCTATGGTTACTTTTTGGAGCAAGGAAAAACCACCTGGCCAGAGCGCTGGTCCGCCATCGGCAATAGTCAGATTCATACTTGCTATACAGGTATCGGAGGCTATTTTTTGAAAGGATTTGGGGGTATTCGATTAGCTGAGGGTCAGCATGGGTTTCAAAACTTTACGCTTAAACCTTCGCCAGTGGGGGATTTAACGTACGCGAATACGACATACGAATCTCTTTATGGTACTATAGTTTCAAACTGGAAAATTGAAAATGGAGAATTTCATTATCATATCGAAGTGCCTGTTAATAGCACAGCTAAGGTTTTCGTTCCTGCCAAAGATAGAACGCTAATTTCAGAAGGTGGTTTGTCTGCTGAGCAATCCCAAGGCATGATATATGTAGGAACGGAACAGAGCAAAGCAGTAGGTAATTATATCATTTATGAGGTGGGGTCCGGACAGTACGATTTTGTTTCTACGGAGCTTCCTGAGAACCTCTCTTCCTGA